One window of Chryseobacterium sp. JJR-5R genomic DNA carries:
- the queG gene encoding tRNA epoxyqueuosine(34) reductase QueG, which yields MNSNAEKYSQLIKSTAKRFGFQACGISKADFLEEEARPLENWLKNNFHGEMKYMENHFDKRLDPRLLVDGSKSVISLSYNYFPEEKISALDNFKISKYAYAEDYHEVIKEILREMVAELQETIGEFGFRVFVDSAPVLERSWARKSGIGWVGKNANLITKQNGSFYFLAEIICDLELIADHETTDHCGTCRKCIDACPTGAIVSEKLIDGSKCISYATIELKNEIPDYFKDKMDDWMFGCDVCQDVCPWNRFSMPNRQSRFRPNEALKNFKKGEWKELTQELFSEIFRKSPVKRTKFAGLKRNIEFLEKPSDNDIT from the coding sequence ATGAATTCAAACGCTGAGAAATATTCACAATTGATAAAGTCCACGGCAAAACGCTTTGGGTTTCAGGCCTGCGGTATTTCGAAAGCGGATTTCTTGGAAGAAGAGGCGAGGCCGCTGGAAAACTGGCTGAAGAATAATTTCCATGGCGAAATGAAATACATGGAAAACCATTTCGATAAAAGGCTGGATCCGAGGCTGTTGGTAGACGGCTCAAAATCGGTAATTTCCCTATCCTATAATTATTTTCCGGAAGAGAAAATCTCTGCCTTAGACAATTTTAAGATTTCAAAATATGCCTATGCAGAAGATTACCATGAAGTGATCAAAGAAATCCTGCGTGAAATGGTTGCCGAGCTGCAGGAAACAATCGGGGAATTCGGGTTCCGGGTCTTTGTGGATTCCGCTCCCGTCCTGGAGCGGAGCTGGGCAAGGAAATCCGGGATCGGCTGGGTAGGGAAGAATGCCAACCTGATTACCAAACAAAACGGCTCATTTTACTTCCTGGCAGAAATTATCTGTGACCTGGAACTGATTGCAGATCATGAAACCACAGACCACTGCGGGACCTGCCGGAAATGCATTGATGCCTGCCCTACCGGTGCCATTGTTTCAGAAAAATTGATTGACGGAAGCAAATGTATTTCTTACGCAACTATTGAGCTTAAAAATGAGATTCCGGATTATTTTAAGGATAAGATGGACGACTGGATGTTCGGATGCGATGTATGCCAGGACGTGTGCCCGTGGAACCGGTTTTCAATGCCTAACCGCCAGAGCAGGTTCCGCCCGAATGAAGCATTAAAGAACTTTAAAAAAGGAGAGTGGAAAGAGCTTACCCAGGAACTGTTCTCGGAAATCTTCAGAAAATCACCCGTAAAGCGGACAAAATTCGCAGGCCTGAAACGCAATATCGAGTTTCTGGAAAAGCCTTCAGATAATGATATAACCTGA
- a CDS encoding TIGR02117 family protein: MKKMAILILKALGILVGIIAVYAASAYLLPFIEVPAKDDGQKKDIAVYIYTNGVHTDIVMPVKNDLQDWGAKIPFSNTKSGETDYNFVGIGWGDKGFYLDTPTWADLKFSTAFKAAFWLSESAMHCSYYRTMKEGDDCKMIMISRDQYKKLAAFVEKKFDRDEKGNFILVPTKAVYGNNDAFYDAQGTYSFLDTCNTWTNDALKAAGQKAALWTPTDYGIFIHYK; encoded by the coding sequence GTGAAAAAAATGGCAATACTTATTCTTAAAGCTTTAGGAATCCTGGTAGGAATTATAGCGGTCTATGCCGCATCAGCATATCTCCTTCCTTTTATTGAAGTTCCGGCAAAAGACGACGGGCAGAAGAAAGATATCGCGGTTTATATCTATACCAACGGCGTGCATACGGATATCGTTATGCCCGTGAAAAACGACCTGCAGGACTGGGGAGCAAAAATACCGTTTTCCAATACAAAATCCGGGGAAACAGATTATAACTTCGTAGGTATCGGATGGGGCGACAAAGGCTTTTACCTGGACACCCCGACCTGGGCAGATCTTAAATTTTCCACTGCCTTCAAGGCGGCATTCTGGCTGAGCGAATCGGCAATGCACTGCAGTTATTACCGTACGATGAAAGAAGGGGACGACTGTAAAATGATCATGATCAGCAGAGACCAGTATAAAAAACTCGCAGCGTTTGTTGAGAAAAAATTTGACCGGGACGAAAAAGGGAACTTTATCCTGGTTCCTACCAAGGCCGTCTACGGCAATAATGATGCTTTTTACGATGCTCAGGGAACATACAGCTTTCTGGATACCTGCAACACATGGACCAACGACGCTTTAAAAGCCGCCGGGCAGAAAGCCGCGCTCTGGACGCCTACGGACTACGGGATTTTCATTCATTATAAATAA
- a CDS encoding SRPBCC family protein, producing the protein MKHRLYREQQLNCDLDTAWKFFSSANNLSEITPKEMKFIVLTHFDNDEIYEGMIIDYFVSPLLGIKMKWKTEIIQVDLRKSFTDFQKKGPYKLWHHHHEFIENENGVLMKDTVDYELPLGFLGEIAHTLFVKSKLNHIFNYRFKILKKRFNR; encoded by the coding sequence ATGAAGCACCGCCTCTACCGCGAACAGCAGCTGAACTGCGACCTGGATACCGCCTGGAAATTCTTTTCATCTGCCAACAATCTTTCTGAAATTACTCCGAAGGAAATGAAATTTATCGTTTTAACCCATTTTGACAATGACGAGATTTACGAAGGAATGATCATTGATTATTTTGTTTCCCCTTTGTTAGGCATTAAAATGAAATGGAAAACGGAAATCATCCAGGTGGATTTAAGAAAAAGCTTTACCGATTTCCAGAAAAAAGGCCCGTATAAGCTGTGGCACCATCATCATGAGTTCATAGAAAACGAAAACGGTGTCCTGATGAAAGATACCGTAGACTATGAGCTGCCTTTAGGGTTCCTGGGAGAAATAGCACATACGCTTTTCGTGAAGTCCAAGCTGAACCATATTTTTAATTACCGCTTTAAAATCCTGAAAAAACGTTTTAACAGATGA
- a CDS encoding deoxyribodipyrimidine photo-lyase — protein MKDKDTTAKDAVNMFWFRRDLRLEDNAGLHNALKAGCDVLPVFIFDKEILDKLDNKADKRVDYFHQALSGMHKELKKHKSGLRVFIGKPLEVFKEITKDYKIGTVFTNTDYEPAAVKRDKEIKDFLEQKNIGFESFKDQVIFEKDEVVKKDGTPYTVYTPFSRKWKETLGSGKTESFTTDFSHFLKYAAPKFPQLEDLGFKKTDITFHEPFPEKSVIDDYDRYRNFPGLDHTTRLGVALRFGTISVRKCVQFAREHNETWLNELIWREFFMQILHHFPKVVNHPFKEKYENIEWRNNEKEFALWCEGKTGYPIVDAGMRQLNETGFMHNRIRMVTASFLTKHLLIDWRWGEAYFAEKLLDYELSSNNGNWQWVAGCGCDAAPYFRVFNPSEQTKKFDKDHKYINEWLSEEDQDIEPIVEHVSARKRALDVYGKAVKR, from the coding sequence ATGAAAGATAAAGATACTACAGCAAAAGATGCCGTCAATATGTTCTGGTTCCGCAGGGATCTCAGGCTGGAAGATAATGCAGGCCTCCACAATGCGTTAAAAGCAGGCTGTGATGTGCTTCCCGTATTTATTTTCGACAAAGAAATCCTGGATAAGCTTGACAACAAGGCCGATAAAAGAGTCGATTACTTTCATCAGGCTTTAAGCGGAATGCATAAAGAGCTGAAAAAACATAAAAGCGGGCTTCGGGTGTTCATCGGGAAGCCGTTGGAAGTATTTAAGGAAATAACAAAAGATTATAAAATAGGTACGGTTTTCACCAATACGGATTATGAGCCGGCAGCGGTAAAGCGCGATAAAGAGATTAAAGATTTTCTAGAGCAAAAGAATATTGGCTTTGAAAGTTTTAAAGATCAGGTAATCTTTGAAAAAGATGAAGTGGTAAAAAAGGACGGAACGCCTTATACCGTTTATACTCCGTTTTCCCGGAAATGGAAAGAAACATTAGGATCAGGAAAAACAGAAAGCTTTACAACGGATTTCTCACACTTCCTGAAATATGCCGCGCCGAAATTTCCTCAGCTTGAAGACCTTGGGTTCAAAAAAACGGATATTACATTTCATGAGCCGTTTCCGGAAAAGTCGGTGATCGATGATTATGACCGGTACAGGAATTTTCCGGGACTGGACCATACCACCCGCCTGGGCGTGGCTCTGCGTTTCGGGACTATTTCCGTGCGGAAATGTGTACAGTTTGCCCGTGAACATAATGAAACCTGGCTGAATGAGCTGATCTGGCGGGAATTTTTTATGCAGATCCTTCATCATTTCCCGAAAGTAGTGAACCATCCGTTCAAAGAAAAATATGAAAATATAGAATGGCGGAATAATGAAAAGGAATTTGCGCTCTGGTGCGAAGGAAAAACAGGCTATCCCATTGTAGATGCCGGCATGCGCCAGCTCAATGAAACAGGCTTTATGCACAACAGGATAAGAATGGTAACGGCCAGCTTTCTAACGAAACACCTGCTGATCGACTGGCGTTGGGGCGAAGCTTATTTTGCAGAAAAGCTTCTGGATTATGAATTGTCTTCCAACAACGGCAACTGGCAGTGGGTGGCAGGCTGCGGCTGCGATGCAGCACCTTATTTCAGGGTATTCAATCCTTCCGAACAGACCAAAAAGTTCGATAAAGACCACAAATACATCAATGAATGGCTCAGTGAAGAGGATCAGGATATCGAACCTATTGTAGAGCACGTGTCTGCCAGGAAAAGAGCGCTGGATGTATACGGAAAAGCAGTAAAAAGATAA
- a CDS encoding ketoacyl-ACP synthase III: protein MTSKITGVGNYIPSETITRLFFDNHIFLNEQGVLLKDDNAAITSKLQKITGIEERRYASSTHVTSDLGLIAAQAAIEDSGVDPETLDYIIFAHNFGDVRFGTIQSDAVPSLASRVKHLLKIRNNFCVAYDVLFGCPGWLEGVIQANAFIRSGIAKKCLVIGAETLSRVVDIHDRDSMIYADGAGAVVLEANSDDDSGIRSHLSASHTLNEKDFLFFGKSYNQESCPDTKYIKMDGRKIYEFALVHVPDAMKKCLDSSGYFINDLNKIIIHQANEKMDEAIVDRFYQLYSVPTPENIMPMVISKLGNSSVATIPTLLTMILNDELELHNIKKGDVVLFASVGAGMNINALVYKF, encoded by the coding sequence ATGACAAGCAAAATCACAGGTGTAGGAAATTACATACCATCAGAAACCATCACCAGGTTATTTTTTGACAATCATATTTTCCTGAATGAACAGGGTGTTTTGTTAAAGGATGACAACGCTGCTATTACAAGCAAATTACAGAAAATCACCGGTATCGAGGAAAGGAGATATGCCAGCAGTACGCATGTAACTTCAGACCTCGGCCTTATTGCTGCTCAGGCTGCCATAGAAGATTCGGGAGTTGATCCTGAAACTTTAGATTATATTATTTTTGCCCATAATTTCGGCGATGTGCGTTTCGGTACCATCCAGTCTGATGCAGTCCCGAGCCTTGCGTCAAGGGTAAAGCATCTCCTGAAAATCAGGAATAATTTCTGTGTGGCGTACGACGTCCTGTTCGGGTGCCCGGGATGGCTCGAAGGCGTAATCCAGGCTAATGCATTCATCAGATCCGGTATTGCCAAAAAATGCCTGGTGATCGGTGCGGAGACCCTGTCCCGCGTTGTAGACATTCATGACAGAGACAGTATGATTTATGCTGACGGCGCCGGTGCGGTAGTGCTGGAAGCCAATTCTGATGATGATTCCGGGATCAGGTCCCATTTATCAGCTTCACATACCCTTAATGAAAAAGATTTCCTGTTTTTCGGAAAATCCTATAACCAGGAAAGCTGCCCTGATACCAAATACATCAAAATGGACGGGAGGAAAATCTATGAATTCGCACTTGTTCATGTGCCGGATGCGATGAAGAAATGCCTGGACAGCAGCGGATATTTCATTAATGACCTTAACAAGATCATCATCCATCAGGCCAATGAAAAAATGGACGAAGCAATTGTTGACAGGTTCTATCAGCTGTACAGTGTGCCGACACCTGAAAACATTATGCCTATGGTCATCAGCAAGCTCGGAAACAGCAGTGTAGCCACCATACCTACCCTGCTTACCATGATTCTTAATGATGAACTGGAACTTCACAACATCAAAAAGGGCGACGTGGTCCTGTTTGCATCGGTTGGAGCTGGGATGAATATCAATGCGCTTGTTTATAAGTTTTAA
- a CDS encoding helix-turn-helix transcriptional regulator has product MKIYEKIREYSKGKGETMKHIADAYGVTPQSIQLYFSGKNAMPLNFLSWYLETHPDIDLYALFSKEQQHIVSEPKAEYQNKSKKSDVIDRIVAILEEEL; this is encoded by the coding sequence ATGAAAATTTACGAGAAAATTAGGGAGTACAGTAAGGGAAAGGGAGAAACCATGAAGCATATAGCAGATGCATATGGAGTTACGCCGCAGTCTATCCAGCTTTATTTTTCAGGAAAGAATGCGATGCCTCTGAATTTTTTGTCATGGTACCTTGAAACCCATCCGGATATTGACCTTTACGCGCTGTTCAGCAAGGAACAACAGCATATTGTTTCTGAACCCAAAGCTGAATACCAAAACAAGTCTAAAAAAAGCGATGTAATCGACCGGATTGTAGCCATCTTGGAAGAAGAACTGTAG
- a CDS encoding NAD(P)/FAD-dependent oxidoreductase, which translates to MKKSFSNPYDVIIIGGSYAGLSAAMALGRSLRKVLILDSGNPCNAQTPHSHNFITQDGKKPAEISGIALEQVLKYKTVEFIRQKAIEAKKTNSGFDIRTGSEEFSAKKIILATGIRDIFPDIRGLKECWGISAIHCPYCHGYEFRDQKTGIMARGDKALHIAGLVKNLTDDLMVFTNGESEFSEEQLNKLSKNNIPVIEDLVSEIIHHAGKLSGINLSDGKSFPVDALYTSLPFRQHSDIAGQLGCELTETGHLRADNFQKTNIYGVFACGDNASSMRSVANAVSAGNVAGAMANHQLVQEVF; encoded by the coding sequence ATGAAAAAATCATTTTCCAATCCTTATGATGTCATCATCATCGGCGGAAGCTATGCAGGATTATCAGCAGCTATGGCACTCGGAAGGTCGCTCAGAAAAGTTCTGATCCTGGACAGCGGGAACCCATGCAATGCGCAGACGCCCCATTCCCATAACTTCATTACCCAGGACGGTAAAAAACCGGCGGAAATCTCAGGGATTGCTTTGGAACAGGTTTTAAAATATAAAACTGTTGAATTTATCAGGCAGAAAGCAATTGAAGCCAAAAAAACTAATTCAGGATTTGACATCAGGACCGGATCCGAAGAATTTTCAGCAAAGAAAATCATCCTGGCAACCGGCATCAGAGATATTTTTCCGGATATCCGGGGCCTGAAAGAATGCTGGGGCATTTCAGCAATCCACTGCCCATATTGCCATGGTTATGAATTCCGGGATCAGAAAACCGGGATTATGGCCCGTGGTGACAAAGCACTCCATATTGCGGGGCTGGTTAAAAACCTGACGGATGACCTGATGGTATTTACCAACGGAGAAAGTGAATTTTCTGAAGAACAACTGAATAAACTCAGCAAAAACAATATTCCGGTTATTGAAGATCTTGTTTCGGAAATCATCCACCATGCCGGAAAGCTGTCTGGGATTAATCTTTCAGACGGAAAATCTTTCCCGGTTGATGCTTTATATACTTCCCTGCCCTTCCGGCAGCATTCGGATATTGCAGGGCAGCTGGGCTGTGAGCTGACGGAAACCGGGCATCTCAGGGCAGACAATTTTCAGAAAACAAACATTTACGGTGTTTTTGCATGCGGAGACAACGCTTCATCGATGCGTTCGGTAGCCAATGCAGTCTCTGCAGGAAACGTTGCCGGAGCAATGGCCAACCATCAACTGGTACAGGAAGTTTTTTAA
- a CDS encoding MerC domain-containing protein, translated as MSLKILDLIGISAATLCLIHCILFPILMIIPIGISHHPLIDLLFLLIGLIVVFRITKTIRSAGLKILFWVSVSLIALSVGLDFIFHLHSGLIYFGAAGLITAHIINFRNHKH; from the coding sequence ATGAGCTTAAAAATTCTAGACCTTATCGGTATTTCAGCAGCAACCCTGTGCCTGATCCACTGTATTTTATTTCCGATACTGATGATCATTCCAATAGGAATTTCGCACCATCCGTTAATAGACCTCTTGTTTCTGTTAATCGGCTTAATTGTTGTTTTCAGGATTACGAAAACCATCCGTTCCGCCGGGCTCAAAATACTTTTCTGGGTCTCTGTTTCACTGATTGCCCTTTCTGTAGGACTGGATTTTATATTCCACCTTCATTCCGGGCTCATTTATTTCGGAGCTGCAGGCCTGATCACAGCCCACATCATCAACTTTAGAAATCACAAACACTGA
- a CDS encoding acyl-CoA thioester hydrolase/BAAT C-terminal domain-containing protein yields MKYISCIVFLFLGSIALAQTEHFSHYTIHDNKLKTFQVHLASSDSTAKKPLLVYLDGSGNFPLYYKKKSGNYSTSIPLDIRKYAKDFHILLISKPGIPFRDSLQTSPSGRRFYPENETYTNLYSLDWRAGAAAKAINFISRKIPVDKSKIVVMGYSEGSQVAPRVAVLNKKVTHVVSIVGNAMPQLYDFITNVRLDIERKKLSAAEGQKVIDSLYSEFDKIFADPMSVKKKWYGETYLKWSSFNKKSPLENMLELNIPILYIAAGKDHNQPIVGMDYAKLEFIRRRKNNLTYKVYPDSNHYFQDQADENSPKTDRIDEVHQFAVDWINAHPH; encoded by the coding sequence ATGAAATATATCTCCTGTATTGTATTCCTCTTTTTGGGCAGCATAGCCCTTGCTCAAACAGAACATTTTAGCCATTACACCATACACGATAATAAACTTAAAACCTTCCAGGTCCATCTTGCCAGTTCTGACAGTACCGCTAAAAAGCCACTGCTGGTCTATCTGGATGGCTCAGGGAACTTTCCCCTATATTATAAGAAAAAGTCCGGAAATTATTCAACTTCGATCCCGTTGGATATCAGGAAATATGCAAAGGATTTCCACATCCTGCTCATCAGCAAGCCTGGCATACCGTTCAGGGATTCCCTGCAGACCTCACCGTCGGGAAGACGTTTTTATCCCGAAAATGAAACATATACAAATTTATACAGCCTGGACTGGAGAGCCGGCGCAGCGGCAAAAGCAATTAATTTTATAAGCAGAAAGATTCCTGTCGACAAAAGTAAAATTGTCGTCATGGGATATTCTGAGGGCTCCCAGGTAGCACCGCGTGTAGCAGTTCTCAATAAAAAAGTTACCCATGTGGTCTCAATTGTCGGGAATGCGATGCCGCAGTTGTATGATTTTATAACCAATGTAAGACTGGATATCGAAAGGAAGAAATTGTCTGCCGCCGAAGGACAGAAAGTTATTGATTCACTTTATTCAGAGTTTGATAAGATATTTGCGGATCCGATGTCGGTAAAGAAGAAATGGTATGGAGAGACGTATCTGAAATGGAGCAGCTTCAATAAAAAATCTCCCCTTGAAAATATGCTTGAATTAAATATCCCCATACTTTATATTGCGGCGGGAAAAGATCATAACCAGCCTATAGTTGGAATGGATTATGCAAAACTTGAATTCATAAGGAGACGGAAAAATAACCTTACGTATAAAGTATATCCGGACAGCAATCATTATTTTCAGGATCAGGCTGATGAGAACAGTCCTAAAACTGACCGCATTGACGAAGTTCATCAGTTTGCAGTGGATTGGATTAATGCACATCCTCATTAA
- a CDS encoding DUF6603 domain-containing protein, with amino-acid sequence MELKVGIKDFELDLTGAFENNEQFSEMHLKNRLSDAKNRLSSIFNEHKDFAEAIDPLIPEEADFGVYKLKDKKSADYLSATRLELAYPYFNLMILLSGKFNLLSLSLNGTIGFSGFPLVGEYLKGYGISGLDLIYFSQKEKSLSEAAAFFLKRQFKDTVWIKDEDLKIKNHFNIGVEYHSGALKQTLVYPAKNTGKATSADALPDKNGEQEEQSGPGKEETKKKPPVRITEITPEIVNKSIQILLSAELNIGPFAFQVMGLGIIIPFHILNGFRFPDSLAKVQFAVKGLSLAYNTPTLSVSGAFMREIVEVKKADGKTEKTETYNGLVTFKMGKIEIVAIGSYIKTPAYSSLFAFGYLGVPIPVDPSFNILGLALGFGLNRNFVMPDISEVAEFPLVKIIKNGGLKEEDSVQKIFADLNRYIPAEENSYVIVAGIKFDTYKIIVTTGILAVAFGNKTSVNILGLSAMSLKGIYNIEFAFSLRADLEDGIFIARGQLTDKSYVLLPELKLTGGFAFGIWLKGEEAGDFVLSVGGYHPKFKAPSYYPDDIPRLGFNLNLGPVNIYGKIYYALTPGCIMAGIEAGIIFTYEGGLLYANIAIQFQADFIISWNPFFYEAEIACRLFIELRVGIGWFSISFRQNIIARLWVAGPDFGGKALIKIAGYELETYFGEKQKDKPKLLLPDFIKAYLNDTDKMLTCSISKGIIKKTGTGSGPGKTIVNPKDFVLDLYSQIPVTGITGISTGLADKKIYPVYSDSSPLKNILHIEVILGKTKIDFSSFSHELNLQSVARSIWNDKNSISDHEALSRENLLKEVCKGIRLEFSKTVVPVQSVPVSLYDTAVKNYEDAFDHYAVEKVNNGGFRPEGFLDELNLMEKDEFDVSDLENTIETYRYKTAPGTYRIV; translated from the coding sequence TTGGAATTAAAGGTCGGAATCAAGGATTTCGAGCTGGATCTGACAGGTGCGTTTGAAAACAATGAGCAGTTTTCCGAAATGCATCTTAAAAACCGGCTGTCTGATGCAAAGAACCGGCTGAGCTCTATTTTCAACGAACATAAGGATTTTGCAGAGGCTATTGATCCGCTGATTCCTGAAGAAGCAGACTTCGGGGTCTACAAGCTGAAAGATAAAAAGAGCGCTGATTATCTATCTGCCACCAGGCTGGAGCTGGCGTACCCTTACTTTAATTTAATGATCCTCCTTTCCGGGAAATTCAATCTGCTGAGCTTATCTCTGAACGGAACTATCGGGTTTTCCGGTTTTCCGCTGGTAGGGGAATATCTCAAAGGGTATGGGATCTCCGGGCTGGACCTTATTTATTTCTCACAAAAAGAAAAAAGCCTTTCTGAAGCAGCTGCATTTTTTTTAAAAAGACAGTTTAAAGATACGGTATGGATTAAAGATGAAGACCTTAAAATAAAGAATCATTTTAATATAGGAGTAGAATACCATTCCGGTGCACTAAAACAGACCCTGGTCTACCCGGCAAAAAACACAGGAAAGGCAACATCTGCAGATGCTCTGCCCGATAAGAACGGAGAGCAGGAAGAACAGTCCGGTCCCGGCAAAGAAGAAACCAAGAAAAAGCCTCCGGTAAGAATTACGGAAATTACGCCGGAAATTGTAAACAAAAGTATTCAGATACTCCTTTCGGCAGAACTGAATATAGGGCCGTTTGCTTTCCAGGTCATGGGCCTGGGCATTATCATTCCGTTTCATATTTTAAACGGCTTCAGGTTTCCTGATTCCCTGGCAAAAGTACAATTTGCAGTAAAAGGGCTGTCTCTCGCTTACAATACACCTACCTTATCGGTATCGGGCGCTTTCATGAGAGAAATAGTGGAAGTAAAAAAGGCTGACGGGAAGACGGAAAAAACAGAAACCTACAATGGGCTGGTTACCTTTAAAATGGGGAAGATTGAAATTGTTGCCATCGGCTCATACATCAAGACCCCAGCCTATTCGTCGCTGTTTGCATTCGGATACCTGGGAGTCCCCATTCCGGTAGACCCGTCTTTTAATATCCTGGGACTTGCACTGGGTTTCGGGCTGAACAGGAATTTCGTGATGCCCGATATTTCAGAAGTCGCGGAATTCCCTTTGGTAAAAATTATTAAAAACGGAGGGTTAAAAGAAGAAGACAGCGTTCAGAAAATATTTGCAGATTTAAACAGATATATACCGGCCGAAGAAAACAGCTATGTCATTGTTGCGGGGATCAAATTCGATACCTATAAAATTATCGTAACCACAGGAATTCTGGCTGTCGCCTTTGGCAATAAGACCTCTGTGAATATATTGGGCCTGTCTGCCATGTCTTTGAAGGGAATATACAATATCGAATTTGCCTTTTCCCTGCGGGCAGATCTCGAAGACGGTATTTTTATCGCAAGAGGGCAGCTTACCGATAAATCCTATGTTCTGCTTCCCGAACTGAAGCTCACAGGTGGTTTTGCTTTCGGAATATGGCTTAAAGGGGAAGAAGCCGGGGATTTTGTTTTATCCGTAGGCGGTTATCATCCAAAATTTAAAGCACCCTCCTATTACCCTGATGATATTCCCAGGCTTGGTTTTAACCTGAACTTAGGCCCCGTAAATATCTATGGCAAAATATATTATGCGCTGACGCCCGGCTGCATCATGGCAGGCATAGAAGCCGGGATCATCTTTACATATGAAGGCGGCCTGCTGTATGCAAATATTGCCATCCAGTTCCAGGCTGATTTTATCATCAGCTGGAACCCGTTTTTTTACGAAGCAGAAATCGCCTGCCGCCTTTTTATAGAACTAAGAGTGGGCATCGGCTGGTTCAGCATCAGCTTCAGGCAGAATATCATTGCCCGGTTATGGGTGGCAGGCCCGGATTTCGGAGGAAAAGCACTGATTAAGATTGCCGGTTACGAACTGGAAACCTATTTTGGGGAAAAACAGAAAGATAAGCCGAAACTCCTGCTGCCGGATTTTATAAAAGCGTACCTGAACGATACGGACAAGATGCTGACGTGCAGCATTTCAAAAGGCATTATAAAAAAAACCGGAACAGGTAGCGGCCCTGGGAAAACCATTGTAAACCCCAAAGATTTCGTTCTGGACCTATACAGCCAGATTCCGGTGACCGGGATTACCGGAATCAGTACAGGCCTGGCTGATAAGAAAATCTATCCTGTATATTCGGATTCTTCCCCGCTGAAGAATATCCTGCATATAGAAGTGATTCTTGGGAAAACAAAAATTGATTTTTCATCTTTTTCCCATGAATTAAACCTGCAGTCCGTAGCCCGATCAATTTGGAATGATAAAAACAGCATTTCGGATCATGAAGCTTTGTCCCGGGAAAATCTGTTAAAAGAAGTCTGCAAAGGCATCAGACTGGAATTTTCAAAGACTGTTGTTCCGGTTCAGTCCGTGCCGGTTTCCTTATACGATACGGCAGTTAAGAATTATGAAGATGCTTTTGATCATTATGCCGTAGAAAAAGTAAATAACGGCGGTTTCAGGCCGGAAGGTTTCCTGGATGAATTAAATCTTATGGAAAAAGATGAATTCGATGTCTCGGATTTAGAAAATACCATCGAAACGTACCGGTACAAAACAGCTCCGGGTACATACAGAATTGTATAA
- a CDS encoding tail fiber protein — protein sequence MSEKLNVNDFKSDHGEINRLELNEGTANLLTVEFLRLKSQIEMLANELKIIKSNRELININLDKTEVKNSLYANNEWISVPIGTIVAFGGQWIPDGWELCDGGWINDRYPDAKRIIGGRKPNLINRFIRGTDSFSVQERGSDNIQLIAENLPFHNHVYYEPRIVPRTKWGTYGANNNDALYNSHIIEYDKRVTHNNIDPKDPYYNPSRLEGRSFSIVPAHVTLRYIIKLK from the coding sequence ATGTCAGAAAAACTAAATGTAAACGATTTTAAATCAGATCACGGGGAAATTAACCGGCTGGAACTGAATGAAGGGACGGCTAATCTGTTAACCGTTGAGTTTTTAAGGCTGAAAAGCCAGATTGAAATGTTGGCAAATGAACTGAAAATTATAAAATCGAACAGAGAGCTCATCAATATCAATTTGGATAAAACAGAAGTTAAAAACAGCCTGTATGCCAATAACGAATGGATCTCGGTGCCCATCGGTACCATCGTGGCTTTTGGCGGCCAGTGGATTCCTGACGGATGGGAATTGTGCGATGGAGGATGGATTAATGACCGTTACCCTGATGCAAAAAGAATTATAGGAGGACGGAAACCGAACTTAATCAATAGATTTATCAGAGGGACCGATTCCTTTTCTGTACAGGAAAGAGGCTCGGATAATATACAATTGATAGCAGAAAACCTGCCCTTCCACAACCATGTTTACTATGAGCCCAGAATTGTACCTAGGACAAAATGGGGAACTTATGGTGCAAATAATAATGATGCATTATATAACAGCCATATAATCGAATATGATAAGAGAGTAACCCATAATAACATTGATCCTAAAGATCCGTATTATAATCCGTCAAGATTGGAAGGGCGTAGTTTCAGTATCGTGCCCGCCCATGTTACATTGAGATATATCATTAAACTGAAATAG